Part of the Clostridiales bacterium genome is shown below.
ATCGCATTGAAATAAGCATTCCAATGTCCTACGGCATAAAAAAGTACAAGTACCGCTATCACCGATTTCGATAATGGAAGCACTATGCTGATAAAATATCTAAAATCACTGCACCCGTCTATTTGAGCAGCCTCCAGAAGTTCCTGAGGGATATTGGACTGAATAAATGTCCTTGCAATAACCATATTATATACTCCTAGTGCTCCAGGAAGCAAAATCGCCCATGGAGTATTAAGCATATGGAGACGTTGGATCAGGATATAACTTGGTATCAACCCGCCGCTAAAAAACATTGTAAAGGCAAAGAAAAACATAAAGCCGTTTCGCCCAGGCAAATCACGCCTTGACATGACATATGCCGCTATCATGGTAACAATAATATTAATGGTAGTGCCCACCACCGTGTAAAACAAGGAATTACGGAATCCCAGGTAAACTTCATCGGTTTTCAGTATTGTCTTATATCCTTCCAGACTGAAATCAACCGGCCATAAATATACTTTTCCAGCCTCCACGGCAGGACCTGACGAAAAAGAAGCGGCAAGCACGAAGATGCAGGGATATAATACCAAAAGAAATACTATTGTCAAGGCAACTGTGATCAGAAAATAAAACACTTTGTCACCCCAACTGAGCGATTTTAATTTATTCATTTCGCACCTCCTAGAAAATTCCGCTGCCGCTTAACTTTTTGCTTATCGTATTGGCCAGAATAAGCAATGCAAAGTTAATGACAGAATTAAACATACCAATTGCCGTAGCATAGGAGAAATCCGTGATTCCAGATGCAAGACCCACCTTGTATACATAAGTTGAAATAATTTCACTGTAGGCGATATTAAGGTTATTCTGCATGAGATATGCTTTTTCAAAACCTATACTCATAATATGTCCAACCGCAAGAATCAGCATGATGCTGATCGTAGGCATGATACCTGGAATATCTATATATCGCAGCCTCTGAAAGCGCGTAGCACCGTCAATGGTCGCTGCCTCGTACAAGGTTGGATCAATTCCCGCAAGAGCAGCGATATAGATAATCGAACTATATCCTGCATTCTGCCATACCCCAGACCATACGTAAATATGTTTGAATAAGCGCCCCTTGGCCAGAATATCCGGTGCCGTAGTGCCTGTAAGCATTGTATAAATGGCTCCATAAATACCGCTGCGATAATTCAAAAGCTGGAAAATCAAACCTACTATAACTACTGTAGAGATAAAATGCGGCAGATATGTGACCGTCTGAATAATTTTTTTGTATTTTCTACCTGGCAATGCGTTTAAAAACAGGGCAAACAGGATCGGTATCGGGAATGTTAATAAGCCATATATCGATAGGGTCAGAGTATTTCTCAGCGTTCTTGCAAAGTAAGCCGATTTAAAAAACTTGGTAAAATTATCTAATCCGACCCATGCGCTTCCAAAGATACCATCCCGAAAATTATATTTTTTAAATGCGATAATCAAACCTCCCATTGGAATATAAGCAAAGATAAATGTAAATAGCAGCGGAATCAAAAGCATCAGATAAAGCTGCCATCTTCTTAACATTCTTTGTTTGAGAGATTGGGATGATATTTGTACAATCTCTTTGGACGCATCAACTGATATATAGCCGTTCCTATCTTTCATTTTCACTAAGCACTCCCCCCTTTTTATTTTGTTTGTAAGACGGCATCCAGTGCTGCCATCTTACAAACAGATTGAATTATTATTTCCTTATTTGAGAGTACGGTTATATGCTGCTTGAGCTGCATCGAGCCATTGCTGAAGACCCATACCTTTCATTTCATCAAGATAAGTCTTCCACCCTGAATCGTCCAGGGGACGCTGTCCCGTTATAAACTCTGCAGTCGCCGTATTCACATAAGTGGTGATATCGGTGGTCGGCGTAGCGATACTCTGTGCTTCATCAATGGTGTAATGGAGCGCTGGAATTGTTACCTTAGGATGCCGGTCGGCATAATACTTGGTATTGATAATTCCAGGTATCTGGCTTGGTAGATCGCTCACAAATTTGTCTTTCTTGCTCGTCACACCATCTGTATATCCCAAATTCATCTTAAGGGATGCATAGCGAGGTCCCGCGTTCTGCCATGACCTGTTATGATTTGATGTCCATACATTCTGTTCTGTTCCATACCTATATACCATAGTAACCGCATCCGTAATGCCATTGACTACATTCGTGTTCGTGTATTTTGCACATTCCTTCGGATCACTTGTCCAGTCATAGCCTTCCCGGCCAAAACGGTTTATCATGGTTATGGTATAGTTGTAGAAATATTCTCCAAGGCGATATGCCTCTTCCGAATGCTTACAAGAGGATGTGATATACCAAATTGTACCTGGATTATAGGAACTGTATGGCGTCCAGCTTATCCCCTTGGGACCTGTGAGGGGCTCGATGCATTCCATCTGCAGGAAGTTCGGATTTTTATCATTATCTGGCCAGTTGCCGCCGTTGCTTCCTACCGATACAAAGCCTACGATCGGGGTTTCCGCATTCAAAGTAGCCTTGAACTGTGTATCATCATCAACGAAGATAGAGTTTGACAAAAGCCCTTCTTTATAAAGACTCTTCATATACTGCAGCCCTTCTCTCCAGGCATCTTTCGTCCATGGAGCGATAACCTTTGAGCTGTCATTCTCATCCAGCTGCATGCTTACGCCATTACTAAAAATGAAGCAATTCATAAGAGCCCAAACTGTATTCTGACCATAAGTGCCTGAAGCCATACCATATACACCAATTTCATCCTTTTTCCCGTTACCGTTTGGATCTTTGTTTACGAAGGCACGGAGTACATTTGCCAGCTCATCCGTAGTCTTTGGCACCTTTAAATTCAAAGTATCCAGCCATTTTCGGTTGATATAACAACGGTAGGGAGTTAAGTTCCATGTCTCATACTCATACTTTGCATGTCCGTATATTTTGCCGTCTGCTGATGTCATAGCAGTTAGCATGGCTTTTTTGTCTTCTCCCGGAATTTTGGCAAAGTTAGGAGACATTTTTACATTGTTTACATAGTCATTCAAAGGTATGAATAATCCCTTGCTTCCATACTCAAGTACACTTGTGGAATCCAAGCCAACATCCACTATATCCGGCATGTCGCCGCCACTGGATGCCATTAAAGACAACTTAGTCTTAAGGTCATTACCGTCTGTCGGAAATTCAAAAAATTCAAGCTTTACATTACAATCTTTTTCAAGCTTTTTGGTAAGCTCATTGTCCTTATAGCTGGTGATGTATTGGCTGGGTTGAATACCGACTTTCAGAGTTACACCACCCAGATCCGGCCCGCCAGCTCCTGTGAGCTTATACTCACCCTTTGTCTCATTGCCGGATGAATCCTTGGATGTTTTGTTGTTCTTGCCGCATCCTGCAAAACTGAAAAATACCAAGATCAATGCAAGAACAATTGCTATGATTTGATTTTTTTTCATTGAGAATCCTCCTTGTATAATAGTTTTATAAGCAGTAATGCAAACTGCTTACAGATTTATATAACCGGCATAAATAAATAGGAATTATACCAGCCATATCGCGAATGAAAAAGTACACTTTATCCACATCATTTCACTCTCATACAGTAATCAATATATAGAGAACGAGAACTGGCATCCATCGGGATAAAAACAAGTGCGATAAATCTTATCCCCCCATTCCCTCTTTAGCTTTGCATCCGTCAGTATGATTTCTTCTGTTTTCGCCTTCCCTGCTCCGGAAAATATTATTTGACCGCCGCCTTCTATGAAAAGCACTCCGTCCTTCCATTCCGTTTTTCTTAATGTCATAAGGGTAAGATAAGTGCCTTTTATCTGAGGCGTGAAAGTATCGGTAACGGTGATCCGCTGTCCCTTGACAAATTCAACCTTCCTTAAATAGCTCTGTACCGTCCCTGCAGGATAAGCCTTGGCAAGTTCCATAGTGATAGACACGCATGAATCCGAAAAGTTGACATCGCTTACTTCCGCCTTGTGTTCTGCTCCCGGAAGCTGAACTGCATCATTAAAGGTAAGAACATTGTGATAGCATGACTGCATCGTCCATATCTCATACCTCTGGGG
Proteins encoded:
- a CDS encoding carbohydrate ABC transporter permease, yielding MNKLKSLSWGDKVFYFLITVALTIVFLLVLYPCIFVLAASFSSGPAVEAGKVYLWPVDFSLEGYKTILKTDEVYLGFRNSLFYTVVGTTINIIVTMIAAYVMSRRDLPGRNGFMFFFAFTMFFSGGLIPSYILIQRLHMLNTPWAILLPGALGVYNMVIARTFIQSNIPQELLEAAQIDGCSDFRYFISIVLPLSKSVIAVLVLFYAVGHWNAYFNAMIYLNKKELYPLTIFLREILMASRIDPSTVDDPELQTLIAKAAAVIKYALIVVSMIPVLLIYPFIQKYFVKGVMIGSIKG
- a CDS encoding ABC transporter permease subunit, with protein sequence MKMKDRNGYISVDASKEIVQISSQSLKQRMLRRWQLYLMLLIPLLFTFIFAYIPMGGLIIAFKKYNFRDGIFGSAWVGLDNFTKFFKSAYFARTLRNTLTLSIYGLLTFPIPILFALFLNALPGRKYKKIIQTVTYLPHFISTVVIVGLIFQLLNYRSGIYGAIYTMLTGTTAPDILAKGRLFKHIYVWSGVWQNAGYSSIIYIAALAGIDPTLYEAATIDGATRFQRLRYIDIPGIMPTISIMLILAVGHIMSIGFEKAYLMQNNLNIAYSEIISTYVYKVGLASGITDFSYATAIGMFNSVINFALLILANTISKKLSGSGIF
- a CDS encoding extracellular solute-binding protein; translated protein: MKKNQIIAIVLALILVFFSFAGCGKNNKTSKDSSGNETKGEYKLTGAGGPDLGGVTLKVGIQPSQYITSYKDNELTKKLEKDCNVKLEFFEFPTDGNDLKTKLSLMASSGGDMPDIVDVGLDSTSVLEYGSKGLFIPLNDYVNNVKMSPNFAKIPGEDKKAMLTAMTSADGKIYGHAKYEYETWNLTPYRCYINRKWLDTLNLKVPKTTDELANVLRAFVNKDPNGNGKKDEIGVYGMASGTYGQNTVWALMNCFIFSNGVSMQLDENDSSKVIAPWTKDAWREGLQYMKSLYKEGLLSNSIFVDDDTQFKATLNAETPIVGFVSVGSNGGNWPDNDKNPNFLQMECIEPLTGPKGISWTPYSSYNPGTIWYITSSCKHSEEAYRLGEYFYNYTITMINRFGREGYDWTSDPKECAKYTNTNVVNGITDAVTMVYRYGTEQNVWTSNHNRSWQNAGPRYASLKMNLGYTDGVTSKKDKFVSDLPSQIPGIINTKYYADRHPKVTIPALHYTIDEAQSIATPTTDITTYVNTATAEFITGQRPLDDSGWKTYLDEMKGMGLQQWLDAAQAAYNRTLK